One Brassica napus cultivar Da-Ae chromosome C2, Da-Ae, whole genome shotgun sequence DNA window includes the following coding sequences:
- the LOC106380733 gene encoding chaperonin-like RbcX protein 2, chloroplastic yields MVGALFVVGSSVMDSCLCKDAHTRSKKKILGSARKLELGSSFAGSGIVFRLSSKRVPRIANRRSKRKLLIVNEDVAGNYDDTFGDVKTQLINYFTYKAVRTVLHQLYEMNPPRYTWFYNYVVSNRPTDGKRFLRKLGKENQELAERVMITRLHLYGKWIKKCDHGKIYQDISDENLALMRERLMETVIWPSDDSSSEVIG; encoded by the exons ATGGTGGGTGCCCTGTTTGTTGTTGGCTCATCGGTGATGGATTCATGTTTATGTAAGGATGCTCACACGAGGAGCAAGAAGAAGATCCTTGGCAGTGCAAGAAAGCTGGAGCTGGGGAGCTCCTTTGCTGGCTCGGGCATTGTTTTCAGGCTTTCTTCGAAGCGTGTACCGAGGATAGCGAATCGGAGGAGCAAAAGGAAGCTCTTGATTGTGAACGAGGACGTTGCTGGGAACTACGATGATACCTTTGGAGATGTCAAAACG CAACTTATTaactattttacatataaagCTGTGAGGACGGTTCTTCATCAGCTCTACGAAATGAATCCTCCCCGGTACACTTGGTTCTATAA TTACGTCGTATCAAACAGACCAACCGATGGTAAACGTTTCCTCCGCAAACTCGGCAAG GAAAATCAGGAGCTTGCGGAAAGAGTGATGATCACGCGGCTCCACTTGTATGGCAAGTGGATCAAG AAATGCGACCATGGGAAGATATACCAAGATATATCCGATGAGAACTTGGCGTTGATGCGTGAACGCCTCATGGAGACCGTGATATGGCCTTCTGATGACTCAAGCTCCGAGGTAATTGGCTGA